TTCAGAATTtctcccactagaggacgtttttacattttctttaccCACACATTGTTCCATGAAAAACATGTTATCCCTGCAGGGCAGTATGATACCTAAGTTCATACACTGTTGTATGAATGTAGCAGTGATCATCATACAGTGAAACTAGCTGTTCATTCATTGGCCAAAGTAGCAAAAGGATTCTTCCAGACAATGTCAGGGTTTTCCCTTACTTAACAATTTGATGTTGCCTCAGGCACAGCTTTACTCGATTTTGTGGGTTGTAACGTCACCTGAATACCATCCCAGTAAAGGCCCTGCTAAACATAGATGAGCAAAACAAGAATGTCTGCTTTACCTGTAGACATTTTGGGAGAACCCCTTGTTATGAGCACAATTTACGACCATGTTTGTAACACACATACTCTGAAGTATGCTCTGTGCTATTTAACTGTCCAGGTAGCAAAGTGACCACAATTTATTCACTGAGGTATAAGAAAGCAATATCTAACCCTCAAACAGAAAGCTAGTACTGCTAAGattttcaattttcattttaatctaaaagtaatcaattaatGATTGTTTTGCTTGAATACTTTGATTATATTTTAATCACCTAGGTGTCAAATTCTTAGGTTATGTGCAACACAAGTCACCAGAGCATAATATCTGCCAATGAAGTTCAGATAACAAACAACAGATTCACTTCTAATTTCATAATGATGCAAAAGAGTCAGTTGCTCATCATAGCACCCAAAGTTTAATTAGTGACCAAGTTTTCTGTTGGATGAATGCTTCCCCTATAATTGTACAGGCCCGGTGGGCTGCCAGGACAACGAGAACCCTGCTTGGCCAGAAAATtcctttttaaatgtcaaaaataacaCCAGAAATTCATTCTTTTGGAAATATGTGGTTTGCATTTCCGGGCCTCTGTGCAGCATTGATTGGAAATATAACTTATGTGCActcatttcatttcaacattgcGTGAGAGTCTTAACTGGATTTTGATATCGTTTACAGACTCCACTTTGTGTTTCTCCAAGTGTGGCACTGGAGAGGAGAGTCAGGTGAAGTAAACATTGCTCGATGTGAAGACATCTCGTTACATTGCGTGCAATAAATGGCTTATAGCTAGGCACCCCATGAAAAGGCATAAATTGAGATGATTAGTCACTTTGAACACTACCCTTGccaaaaaacactgatgaaCTCTGCCCACTTTACTGTGCTCTCTTAGAGGCAAGGCGTAGGGTTTTGATGTCCCTCTATCTACTCTATGTCCCTGTGTCGTGTTTACATGTGCCTCCGCCATGTTCTGTTTTTaccaacagctgctggctgAATTCTAGTTGCTGCAGctgttaaagggaaactttgcgaAGTGTGTGCAGATTAAGTGTGTTTTGCCGTACTTTTgcctgcacacactgcaatgaaACAGAGCTGGTTAAAAATCAGTAAAGGTTTCCTCTAACTACCCATAGCGCTGTTTTTCAAGCTACTGTTGCTGTCGTATTCCATGGAGTGGCCTGACCACCCCCTCCTTCCCTGtgggatcagcaaactttctggcTGTGCAGTCGTTGAGTtggggagtgaggcagagggacTGCAGGCTACATCCACAGATGGGCTTGCTAGCTTGCAGCAGTCTCTTTCAATGGTGCTGGCTAGCAATAGGTCAGCTTAATCAATGATTATGATAATATTGTGATGAAACGTGATTTACACCACGAGTAATAAATTGGGTTAGCATCATCTAATGTTCATGTTAGTATGAACAGTCAATATGGACATTAATAATGCCTTAATGGCTTGTTTAGaggcaaaaaaaaccaaaaactcGACTGTCAGCATAACAGACAGATGAACCCATCAATATTACACAGTCTTTTTCTGATTGTTGGCCAATGGATAGTTTTTATGCTTTGGAGTGTAGTGAGCTTGTCTCAATATCCTAGACTGCTGTGCAGTGCCGTTTTTATTGATTCTTTAAAGTGGCATGCTTTAACCTTTTCACatctgtatttttacttttagttaCAAAGTTTAGTCTGCAGTCAGGGTAACCTTTCCTGAGTCTTTGCTGAGAAACTGGCCTTTAGTCAAGGTTGCAAGCTGTTGAGTCTGCGCCTCAGTTTGGGCTGCCTCCACAAATTGATTAGGGCTAGCTGGCCTTTACCAGAAGCCCCTCTGCTCTctaatcatattttattttagtattcTACCTCAACATCTTGTACAGCAAAACCTTGTATTTTTGACCAGATGtttcttcttattatttttttatttttttgccttgTGCTTaatatggaaaatgtttttgtagGGTGATGTAAGATAtcgaaaaaatatttttggtatCAAAGTGTGTCCAGTGGTATTGGAGAAATGTTTCTATAGCTTGCACTGGTTTGATTACATTGAAAATAGACCTTAAAGTACAGACTTGTATGAAGTAGGGGTAGGAAATGCCCCTTGGCTTCCTCTCCCAGCTCCTACCTGGAAAATATTGGGAAAGAAATCAGTGTACTCTACAGCAGGATGACACACTCATGTTGACAAGATCTAAATTGTAATTTGATTCAACTACAGATGTGTAATCAGCCTCAAATTTCAGACCACTTTGGTCTGTCGTTTCCATTAAACATGTATCAAATACAGTATAAAGGCAGATGTATTGTTATATGGCTGTAACAGAGATCGCCAGTGCAACTGACTGTTCTTTCACTAATCTAACATAACAGCTATTTTGCAATGGCTTTATTAGTATGctagaagaaagaaagaagaaatctGCACCGTCGTattctctgtgtttctgcaggACATCCACCTGTGTTCTGTTCCCTTGTTAAACCATGTTCACACCGTAACATTTGGCGTCTGCAGCTTTGTCCCTCTTGCTTTACTCAAtgacacccccacccccacacaGTGGTGCAGAGCTCTGCAGTGGCTTGGCACTGACATACTGTAACTTGTGGAGGAGAAACGGGAATACTGTGGTCCACATACTGCATATAGCCTGTTTTCTCTAAATGCACAATGCATCACCGTGCATCACAATGTTCTCAGATTCAAGGCCaacctttattattattttacacatCGCAAAGGCCCTTTTCATTGAAGGCATTTTGTCATGTGACAGCAGAAAAAGCGCAGAtgtgaataataaaatcaatggGTTGCAACTAATTATTATCAATCTGCCAAGTATTTACCCAATTAGTCCAagcatttggtctataaaatgtcaaaaagtagTGAAAAATGCTCAATATGTCCCACAGgccaaaacccaaagacattCAGTGTACAATTGTACACTGAGTATTTCAGCTTTAGCTGAATTTAGTGCAGCTGCTTGAGTCTCAGAGTCCTGGTGTTGTTCAcactggctcactgtcacactgtcatggcaTACGCATGAATAGAGCAGAGCCATTGTAAATGTAGTACACAAGTAACACCTGTGCTCCTCCGACTGTGATCAGTCAAAGGATTTCTTGTAGGCATTGTTGTCCTTCCTCTGGCGGCTGTGGGATCTTGATTGCTGACTTGCAGCTAAACAGGCAACCTTTAATGACAATGTTGCTGTTTGGATTCTGACAACTGTTGTGTAATCAGAGCTTGGTCTTAGTTTCAACACAACTCCTTTTAGAGTACTTTATCTGTAACATGGTAAGACCATCCTTATAacatgagctcaacattctgttttgctctcagtatcagtctggactcgaTGTCACCCCAAACACTTTCAGGGGGATGGAGAACTCGCCCTAACAGAAAAAACTCTTTAAGTCAATCAGCATAACAAAACCATGGGGAACATCTCCTTCATCACTAAGCTACTTTATAAATCAAGTTTTTGCCAAATCGAGTCAGAAGAACGGTGAAAATGTCTTCCTCTGAGAAACTCCGCAAGTGCATACTCCTGTctttcatttattgttgttaCTGACTCGGTTTCTGCAATGACTTCACTTATTGCTGTGATAACTAAAGTTAGAGTTACCACTTGTTGCTTGGGGAGCCGCCATTACTGTTCAGCATGATGCGGCCTGCACTTTACGTCATCAACTACAATGCAGTCCCTAATTGGCTGCTTACTTTGTCAGCTGTGCAGCAGATCCCTGATGGGCCCTGAATGGGttttaatttctggaaagtgttTGGGGCGGGACCAAGTCCAGAGTGATACAGAAAGTGAAACAATGTTGAGCTCACGtaatcaggatggtcttacaaGTATACTCTGTCTGTACTGTACTCATTTTGCCCAGTTTCCAGATTCCCAACTCAAATGAATTTTAATAGAATTGttctagagaaaaaaaaaacagttcggCTCAATTATGTGAAGAGATTGAGCATGAATCCCCTTTTCCACCAGCAGCATTGAAGTTGACTGCCATGGCACAGTCCTTAAGATATTGACAAGTTGTGAGCATGTTGTCCATGTTTTATTACATGTTAATGTAAGACCCTATCAAGTATCAGTTAAGGTTCATATGATCTGTTGTTTCTTGACGCTTCTGTAGTGTCAAACCAACACGAGTAAAGACTGGATTTCCAATCTGTTTTGTGGCAACTGAGTGCAAGGGAGTCAACCCCAGTCTGGttggtttttcttttcttcagtgttttccTCCATCCACAGTCACCAGCTGTGGGTCTACACAATCCCTCAATCCTTTAAATTACAAAACCTCATTTGGACATCTGGACACTTGCATTGACCCTGTGGTTGATCAGGATGCTCCAGTTATTAATCTGTAACTGAACAAGGTTATCTCCCCATAAACATATCCATTTCAAATAGATAATGACATTCTTTCTCTGGGCTTTGGGCACCTCAATTTTCAGATTTAGGTCAGGGTCCCATTTTGGAGTTATATTGAAAAATGCTCTTACCAACAGTTTCTCGTTGACAAGTAATCAAAATGCCATCTGGTGTTGAGCTTTCCAGGGTCTCCCCCGGAAAACTGGAATGTCCCCTATGCACTTCTGCTTCTGCGTCCTGTCGAAACAAGCCTTTTTTACAGAGAGATTGGGCTGTAGGCCCTCaacgaagtcccttctttacacACCccttgcatttttacacagaacccaGCAACGACAGCTTCATTCTGCTCTGGTGTGCTGTTATACACTGCATTCTGCAGTCACCCAATGAAAGACGCATGACAGGCctgatatgaaacacagtaGCGTCAGCCACTAGTGTGACATCTAACATGCGTTGGcagggctttataaacaataacaaaggCATAATGTGGCAAAagcaatcatttaccatccctgtcatatggcagctgatcttgtcctccAATTgcagggtaaggagctccccaACTGCAGTGTgctcccaatttgcagacatttttggctgctgatCTTCTTAGTTAGCTGCTATGTGCTGACAGCTACTTTTCAAAATCATAACACGATGTCAGAACTTCACACCCATGCCACCCGTGATCCTGTCGTGCACACTGCCTGCTTAGAAGATGAGTCGTTTCAGCTCTGTTACTACATTCCTGGTTCAGAGGCAAGACCACTCTGTCGTGGCATAATGGCGTGATATTCCCACTCTAAACAGGCactgtaaaaggggctacaatgTCGACACTGCCAATAAAGTGCTAATTCAGACCTAAGTAATCCACAAAGATTTGAGACTGGGTGTTCCCAAGGCACTTATAATAATAAGGTTAAATGAGTGAATGCTAAAGGGGGTAAAAAATGTACAGGCTGTAGTTGTTACTTTTTGCCCATGGTGACTTCACTGGTGATCAACTAATTAACTTTCCTTTCTATTTATTTGTCTGTTCCAGATCTTGAATGAATAGTGAAGACTGTAAAACACAGCTATGCAGACCATCAAGTGTGTTGTAGTTGGGGACGGTGCTGTAGGTAAAACCTGCCTGCTCATCTCTTACACCACAAACAAGTTTCCCTCTGAATATGTACCTACGGTAAGTGTGTTAATGCCCGTTTGTGGGCCTCAATATGTTCTTTCTTTTAGTTACCACATGCTCACAGTTGGCAGATGCTGCTAATTTCCACGGAGCCTAATATTTTCTACCTTTGTAGTTGTATTTGTAATTCTGATGTAATTTTGATGTTATGAGTTAATTTAGAGTTAATCAATTTCATggtgtttatatgtttttagCTTTGGTTAGCATGCTGCCAGTTGACTAATATTGAAGGGAAACATTGCCAATTTTTAACCAGCTCTGTATcaacacagtgtgtgcagatgaataaTGTTAAGCTTTCCCTGTGCCTCAAGTGCCCAGAACTTCCATGCCAAGAAGTGCCCAGATCCTAGCAGGTGATGTGGAATGTGTCATCGATGACACAAAATGCATCACCTGGCTGACCTCTGCCAGCAAATGAGTGGGGATATCTGGGAACTTGCGACGTGGGGGacgccaaacactgttcatctgcacactgcAATGACACTGAGCTGAGCCCGTCAGCCTAACTACAGGCCATGTCATTGTACATGCACACTCAATTGAAAAGTCTGAATTAAGAAAGCCCAAGTAGTGTGTCAGGTGTTAGGATGGGTCACCCCAGCTTTTTTTAGCTAGCATCACAGAGCCTGTTTATATCAGGTATTAAAACGCGTTTCGGGATCTGAACACAGGTGGACTGCCATAACACATTGCCGTTCATACCTGTGTCTATCATGCTGACtgcttgtgttcagattttgttactgcCTAAGTCACTTATGCTAGAAAGCGAAGTGGCCCCACACACAGTTATTATATTTACTCATGCTTCTTGTTTGCTAGCGTGCAGCAGAATTCAACATTTCTCCTTCCATAGGGCAACCAAAACAACCATCACATCCTGCAATAATGACGTCCTTGTCAGGGATGCATCAGGAGGTGTTAGTGTTCACATTAGAGAAGATGTGTCATCAAATGCATCCCAGACCACCTTGCCAAAAAGTTTGATTAATCAGATCATAAtcataaatttaaaaagttaaaaaaaaattaaaattaaaaaattacatttaatgctGGTCCACATGTGATCACCCCTTAGGCATGTTAATAGCAGATATAAACAGGCTaactgattattttatttacGAATTTGAAGAACCTTCCAGATCACATGCTGTTCTGTCCTATTTTCTCTGTTGTACTTTGAAGTAGCAAACCACTGTTGACCTCCTGCTGCTCGATTAAAGTTTGTATGTGAACACAGCTACCTGAAACAGTTTGAGTTGTGTCAGTTAGAACCTGATGCATGAAGATGATCAGTTTAAAAGATATTGAATGTGAAAGTACTTATATTATTTTCAACATATCTCTAGACTCCAGTGgtgataaaatatatacataatttACTATTAAGCAAATGAGCTAACTGTTGGTTTTGGTTTGTGTTTCGTAGGTGTTTGATAATTATGCTGTAACTGTAATGATTGGAGGAGAGCCCTACACTCTGGGCTTGTTTGATACAGCAGGTACGTCTTTCCGATACCAACTATCACTTGTGTAGTGCTGTTAAAGTTGTCTTCCTTCACTTTCCACCCACATGCTAACTTTTGCAATTTCCAACCCTGGGTGTGTTTGATGGCTCTTAAACCTAACACTGAGGATGCCCTGTTTTTGGTGCCGTGCCTGGTTCTACCAACAGAGATACCCTGCTTTGTTCATTGTGTCACTGCTGGTAATGATGCCCAGACTGTGtgagttaaacattttttatggtgtttctcCAGGTCAGGAAGACTACGATAGGTTAAGACCTTTGAGTTATCCCCAGACAGATGTCTTCCTCGTCTGTTTCTCCGTCGTGTCCCCCTCCTCCTTTGAAAACGTCAAAGAAAAGGCAAGTCAAGCCCTTCCTTTTTATTCTCTTGCGACTGGTCTTTTTCCCAGTCTCTTGTGAAATatgggttcttttttttttccttttttttttgaaatatcCTAAAATACTCAGTTAATGATTAAATAGTAAGAtagatattttaaaataatcacAGACTTGTGATTTGTCATTTGCAGCCCAAGTTTAGCACAGGGCTTTATTTTATCAGTTGCTGTGCAGATTGTGTTGTAGGAGCTGGTCAGTGACCAATCAATTTTGATTGAATGTAAGCAGAAACAATCTAGTTGGCTACCTGTCCCCATCCTATTTTAAACAGGTATCCACtaatttacagtaaaatgttAAATGCTTGTGATGCAGTGTGTTGACCGTCGCATAACCCTGTTTTTGTGTATACAGTGGGTTCCAGAGATCACCCACCACTGTCCAAAGACCCCCTTCCTGCTAGTTGGGACTCAGATTGACTTGCGAGATGACCCATCCACTATAGAGAAGCTGGCCAAGAACAAGCAAAAGCCCATCACTCCAGAGACAGCCGAGAAGCTGGCAAGAGACCTCAAGGCTGTGAAATATGTGGAGTGCTCAGCCCTCACGCAggtaatatatataaatatatacagtcacacatacatacactctTGGCACACATGATCCACACCTTGATAGCAAGAACTaagaaaaaggaggaaagagGAACATGACCACACCCCCCTGGCCTGTGCACGCTCTGGTTGATGGGTTTTATTCTGCATGCCAGTTTGGTTTCAGTCACTGTTCTTATGAGCTCGGTGGTATTACTAATTACAAATTATTAGACGTTTTTCATATGGCTTAAAAACGTTGCCTAAGACCGCAGTGCATCCTGGGTCCTGTAAGCTATCTGCCTTTAGCTGAGAGTGGTGTTTCCCAGGGTTTCTAGTAAGGAGGGTCAGGCAAGGTGTTTCCTACAAGCCTCTCCACCACAGAAGTCCAGCGAGAGGGACACTAATCTGGTCTTGTGCACCTTTTTCCTGGGAGTCTCCCAGTACAACGTGACCTTTGGCCGTGTCCTCAGATCTGCTTCCTATACCTGGAGTAAAAAGTGTGCTGCTTGTGTCTGTAATTTGAGAATGGACACAGTGCAGCTTTGAAGGACAATATGTGACAAAATGTTAAGATATCAATAACTTTACAAAATAGCTTCAGTTTTTCTTTGGGAGCAACATGTCTTCTAATGTGAAAATGATGCAGTTTGTGAAGTCAA
This region of Epinephelus fuscoguttatus linkage group LG1, E.fuscoguttatus.final_Chr_v1 genomic DNA includes:
- the LOC125891024 gene encoding cell division control protein 42 homolog isoform X1, with the protein product MQTIKCVVVGDGAVGKTCLLISYTTNKFPSEYVPTVFDNYAVTVMIGGEPYTLGLFDTAGQEDYDRLRPLSYPQTDVFLVCFSVVSPSSFENVKEKWVPEITHHCPKTPFLLVGTQIDLRDDPSTIEKLAKNKQKPITPETAEKLARDLKAVKYVECSALTQKGLKNVFDEAILAALEPPEPKKKRKCVLL
- the LOC125891024 gene encoding cell division control protein 42 homolog isoform X2 produces the protein MQTIKCVVVGDGAVGKTCLLISYTTNKFPSEYVPTVFDNYAVTVMIGGEPYTLGLFDTAGQEDYDRLRPLSYPQTDVFLVCFSVVSPSSFENVKEKWVPEITHHCPKTPFLLVGTQIDLRDDPSTIEKLAKNKQKPITPETAEKLARDLKAVKYVECSALTQRGLKNVFDEAILAALEPPETQRKRKCCIF